Part of the Halalkalibacter krulwichiae genome is shown below.
ATACCTTGCTGACCTTCCTCTACGTCTAAGTCAAGAATTGCAATGATCCGTTCGGTAGCTCCTTTTGCTTTCTGAAGTTGGGTGAAGAACATTGCGAATGAAGTAATAGGAAAAATGATTTGGAATAAATAAAGTAAAAAAGCGACAAGTGAGCCTGTTGTCATCGAACCGTCAGCGACCCGAATGCCACCGTAGCCAATAATAATCACAATGACAACCATAATTACGAGATAGATAAGTGGGCCGATCACGGCAAAGATTCGGGCCTCCTTTAATCCGTATGTTAAAAGTTTATCAATTCCGTTCGTTCCTTTCGTTTCTTCTAATTGTTCAGCATTAGAGGCTTTCATTAAACGAATCTCACTAAGTGTTTGCTGAATACTTCCTGTGAAAGCTGCTGTTTCATCTTGTAATCCGCGTGAGATTTTTGCCATTTTGCGACCGAGTGGGAACATGATAAGCATTGTAACAGGAACTGATATTAACATTAACAATGTCATTTTCCAATCCATTATGAATAGAATGATCACTGCACCTATTATCGTTATGATTCCTGTAATAAATTGTGGGAAATGTTGTGAGATTAAATCTTTAACGATTCCTGTATCGTTGACAACACGGCTAACGGATTCCCCGCTTTTTTTCTTATCATAGTAATTCACGGGAAGCCGCAGTAGCTTAGACCACATTTTCTCACGTAACCTAGCGACAATTGATTGTCCAACATATGCAAGTAAATAGGTAGAAACGCCATCAATTAATGCTTGGGCAATAAAAACAAGAGCGATTAATCCAATAAGAACTATGCTTATCGAATCTACGGAAAAGCCATCAACCATTTCTCGTGTTAACAGTGGTATGGTTAAACCGACAAGTGTGGTAACGAGACTCCCTGCTAAGCCGAATGTAAGAGCAAGCTTAGGGATTTTTGTTGATAAAATGAGAGTGAAAAAAGGTTTTAAGCTATTTTTTTTTGTGTCCATAATGCAACCCCTTTTTATTTATCATTTAAATTAGAAAGATAGATTTTAAAAATTTTAATAGTAGACCGATCATGAAAGAATTATCAACAATGAGCAATCGCTTCTTTATGTGAGTTAAGTAATAGAATCAATTTCACATTATAAGAACGAGTTATGGAAGTGTTTTATTATCATGTTTTGGGAATTTACTATATAATCTGAATAGAAAAATGATTTATAAGAGAGGTGTGGGTGTGAAGGAGCATAGCGAACGTTCAACGATTAGAAAAGGTGAAATGACAAAGGAATTCTCTGAAAAAGGAGCGTTCATTCGACAGAGCAATCGTTTTACAACTCCGTTTGGGAATCAGAGGGGAGAATTACCGGTAGAAAAAGGAAGATACCGCTTGCTTTGGTCACCAGCGTGTCCTTGGGCTCATCGTTCCGTTATTGTACGTCAACTACTTGGACTCGAAAAGGTCATTAGTTTAGGGACAGCTAGCCCGCTTCGTCCTGACTTGCCACATGTTGATTGGGAATTTTCGCTTGATCCTAATGGTATTGACCCTGTATTAGGGATTAAGTACATAAGTGAAGTGTACCGTAATGCAGATCCTCACTATGAAGGAAGGCCAACGGTCCCTGTTATCGTTGATCTTAAGAGCAAGAAAGCGGTCAATAATGATTATTTTACATTAACCAACTACTTAGAAACGGTCTGGGCACCATTTCATAGAGCCGATGCGCCAGATCTTTACCCTGAGGATTTGCAAAACAATATTGATCAGTTAAATGAAGTTATTTTTCACGAGGTTAACAATGGAGTGTACAAATGTGGTTTCGCTCGTTCTCAAGAAATGTATGAACAAGCGTATGATCAATTATTTACTAGACTGGATCAATTAGAAGCTCGACTTTCAAATCAACGATTTTTGTTTGGGGACTTTATCACTGATACAGATATTCGCCTATATGCTACTTTGATTCGTTTTGATGTTGCCTACTACAATCGATTTCACACTAATCGAAATCTCATCCGCGAGTTTCACCATTTATGGGGGTATTTATGTGATTTATATCAAACTCCTGGATTTGGAGATACAACTGATTTTGATGCGATTAAACAACACTATCATACATCCATTACAATCTTTCACAACAATGGTGCCACGAAGATTTTGCCTAAAGGTCCAGACTTGCATGTATATAATGAGAAACATGATCGGGAAAGTTTTAGTAAGCTACAAGATAAATTTCTTAGGAGGAATCATGATGAAAATAAGGGACGCAAAAGCTAATGAGTTAGACTATATTCGTAACCAACGATTGGCTGCTTACAGTGAGCATGCGCAAGTCATTTCTGATGATCATTGGCAAGCGCTAAAGAAAGCAGTTTCTTCAAAGGCAGATACGCAAGATGGAGTAGAATTAATCGTTGCTGAAATAGAAGGACAAATTGTTGGGAGTGTCGCTTTATTCCCTCCAAAAGCAGATGCATATGAAGGATTAGTAGAGGAGGTTGACTACTCTGAAATACGTCTCCTAGCCGTATCTCCTGAAGCTAGAGGGAAAGGAGTAGCTTTAGCATTAGTTACCGAATGTATTGAACGAACAAAAATCAAAGGCTATAGTGCAATTGGTTTGCATACGGCTGACTTTATGGAAAGTGCCCTCAAGCTATACAATCGCCTTGGATTTAAACGGTTGCCTCAGTATGATTTTGAGCCTGCGAATGATGGAGTCATTGTTAAAGCATTTAGGTTGGCTATTTAAGGAGGAATAAAGGTTTATGAAATGTACCCATATCCGACTAATAGTAGATAATTATAAAGAATGCTTTTTGTTTTATCGAGATGTTTTAGGTTTTGCTGTGACTTGGGGAAATGAATCTTCTTTATATGGTCAGTTTGAAATTGGAGATATTCAGTTAGGGGTATTTGAAAGAAAGCAAATGGAAGAAGCGGTAGGTACTGAGTTTTCAAGAGAAGTTCAACAAATGAATCGAGCTGCATTGATTTTTAAGGTAGATAGTGTGGAGGATACATATAATCAGTTAAATGGAAAAGTTGAATTCGTTACTCAACCTAAAGAACAAGTAGGGTGGGGGCTTAAAGTAGCCCATTTTAGAGACCCTGATGGATCGTTAATTGAGATCTATGAAAATTTGTAATGCTAAGGTTATGTAAAGAGATTGATTAGGAGGGAAGCCTTTATTTAGTTGTGATAAAGGCTTTTTGTTTAATTATATGAATTTATTGACTTGAAGAAAGTAGGTATGTGTATTTTTATTTGTTGTTAATTGATTAAATATGTTGTAAGTTAGATGGGAATATGATAGATTAATAAATCTAGCGACAAAAAAACAAAATAACAGTTGCGCGGAATTTTTCATTGTGATATATTATTACTTGTCGCTGATAACGACGAGCTTTAAACTAAAACTGCGCGGTTAAAAAGATTTCAAAAAATGTTGCGTAGAACAATATGTTATGTTAAGATAGTGAATGTCGCAACTGATGAGCGACAAACGAGTTCTTTGAAAACTGAACAAAAGCCAAGCGAAAAAGAGATACATGATATCTCGTCAAAGAAATTTACCCGATAGGGCAAATTTCACCTTGAATTTTTAAATTGAGCTAATCAGCTTGCCATTTTTATGGAGAGTTTGATCCTGGCTCAGGACGAACGCTGGCGGCGTGCCTAATACATGCAAGTCGAGCGGACTGAATTAAGAGCTTGCTCTTAATTTAGTTAGCGGCGGACGGGTGAGTAACACGTGGGCAACCTGCCCTGTAGACTGGGATAACATCGAGAAATCGGTGCTAATACCAGATAACATCTGAGACCTCATGGTCTTAGACTAAAAGATGGCTCCGGCTATCACTACAGGATGGGCCCGCGGCGCATTAGCTAGTTGGTAAGGTAACGGCTTACCAAGGCGACGATGCGTAGCCGACCTGAGAGGGTGATCGGCCACACTGGGACTGAGACACGGCCCAGACTCCTACGGGAGGCAGCAGTAGGGAATCTTCCGCAATGGACGAAAGTCTGACGGAGCAACGCCGCGTGAGTGATGAAGGATTTCGGTTCGTAAAGCTCTGTTGTTAGGGAAGAACAAGTATCGTTCGAATAGGGCGGTACCTTGACGGTACCTAACCAGAAAGCCACGGCTAACTACGTGCCAGCAGCCGCGGTAATACGTAGGTGGCAAGCGTTGTCCGGAATTATTGGGCGTAAAGCGCGCGCAGGCGGTCTTTTAAGTCTGATGTGAAAGCCCACGGCTCAACCGTGGAGGGTCATTGGAAACTGGGAGACTTGAGTACAGAAGAGGAGAGTGGAATTCCACGTGTAGCGGTGAAATGCGTAGATATGTGGAGGAACACCAGTGGCGAAGGCGACTCTCTGGTCTGTAACTGACGCTGAGGCGCGAAAGCGTGGGGAGCAAACAGGATTAGATACCCTGGTAGTCCACGCCGTAAACGATGAGTGCTAGGTGTTAGGGGTTTCGATGCCCTTAGTGCCGAAGTTAACACATTAAGCACTCCGCCTGGGGAGTACGACCGCAAGGTTGAAACTCAAAGGAATTGACGGGGGCCCGCACAAGCAGTGGAGCATGTGGTTTAATTCGAAGCAACGCGAAGAACCTTACCAGGTCTTGACATCCTTTGATCACCCTAGAGATAGGGCTTTCCCCTTCGGGGACAAAGTGACAGGTGGTGCATGGTTGTCGTCAGCTCGTGTCGTGAGATGTTGGGTTAAGTCCCGCAACGAGCGCAACCCTTGATCTTAGTTGCCAGCATTAAGTTGGGCACTCTAAGGTGACTGCCGGTGACAAACCGGAGGAAGGTGGGGATGACGTCAAATCATCATGCCCCTTATGACCTGGGCTACACACGTGCTACAATGGATGGTACAAAGAGCAGCGAAACCGCGAGGTCAAGCCAATCTCATAAAGCCATTCTCAGTTCGGATTGTAGGCTGCAACTCGCCTACATGAAGCCGGAATTGCTAGTAATCGCGGATCAGCATGCCGCGGTGAATACGTTCCCGGGCCTTGTACACACCGCCCGTCACACCACGAGAGTTTGTAACACCCGAAGTCGGTGGAGTAACCCTTATGGGAGCTAGCCGCCTAAGGTGGGACAGATGATTGGGGTGAAGTCGTAACAAGGTAGCCGTATCGGAAGGTGCGGCTGGATCACCTCCTTTCTATGGAGTAATACTCTAGTCGACGAACAACTTCGGTTGTTTGAGCTTTGGTCTTTTGTTCAGTTTTGAAGGAACTCCCTTCAAACAATTTGCTCCTGCGTCTACGAGTAACGCTACGAAGTTAGCTTCCTCGGAGCATGGCAGCAAGAAGTGCTTACTGAGAAGAATTGCATGATGGATTTAAAATCAGTAGCCAGGTTCTTTGAAAACTAGATAATGCAAATAGAAACAATGTTAGTTTTATCGGTATCTTATTTATAAGAGAAGATCAAACGAGCATGTCAAGAATTCAAGTGATTTTTGAAAAATCACATCCGAAATACCTTTTTAATTTGGTTAAGTTATGAAGGGCGCACGGTGGATGCCTTGGCACTAGGAGCCTAAGAAGGACGCGACGAACGGCGAAACGCCTCGGGGAGCTGTAAGTAAGCTTTGATCCGAGGATATCCGAATGGGGGAACCCACCATCCGTAATGGGATGGTACCCATACCTGAATACATAGGGTATGAGGAGGCAGACCTGGGGAACTGAAACATCTAAGTACCCAGAGGAAGAGAAAGCAAATGCGATTTCCTAAGTAGCGGCGAGCGAAACGGAAACAGCCCAAACCAAGAGGCTTGCCTCTTGGGGTTGTAGGACGTCTCATACGGAGTTACAAAAGACGAGCATAGGTGAAGCGATCTGGAAAGATCCGCAGTATAAGGTAACAGCCCTGTAGCCGAAATGCCCGTCTCTCCGAGACGTATCCTGAGTACGGCGGGACACGTGAAACCCCGTCGGAATCCGGGAGGACCATCTCCCAAGGCTAAATACTCCCTAGTGACCGATAGTGAACCAGTACCGTGAGGGAAAGGTGAAAAGCACCCCGGAAGGGGAGTGAAAGAGATCCTGAAACCGTGTGCCTACAACTAGTTGGAGCCCATTTACGGGTGACAGCGTGCCTTTTGTAGAATGAACCGGCGAGTTACGATCCCGTGCAAGGTTAAGCTGAATAGGCGGAGCCGCAGCGAAAG
Proteins encoded:
- a CDS encoding GNAT family N-acetyltransferase — translated: MKIRDAKANELDYIRNQRLAAYSEHAQVISDDHWQALKKAVSSKADTQDGVELIVAEIEGQIVGSVALFPPKADAYEGLVEEVDYSEIRLLAVSPEARGKGVALALVTECIERTKIKGYSAIGLHTADFMESALKLYNRLGFKRLPQYDFEPANDGVIVKAFRLAI
- a CDS encoding ABC transporter ATP-binding protein, coding for MDTKKNSLKPFFTLILSTKIPKLALTFGLAGSLVTTLVGLTIPLLTREMVDGFSVDSISIVLIGLIALVFIAQALIDGVSTYLLAYVGQSIVARLREKMWSKLLRLPVNYYDKKKSGESVSRVVNDTGIVKDLISQHFPQFITGIITIIGAVIILFIMDWKMTLLMLISVPVTMLIMFPLGRKMAKISRGLQDETAAFTGSIQQTLSEIRLMKASNAEQLEETKGTNGIDKLLTYGLKEARIFAVIGPLIYLVIMVVIVIIIGYGGIRVADGSMTTGSLVAFLLYLFQIIFPITSFAMFFTQLQKAKGATERIIAILDLDVEEGQQGIDIDITNQPITVENVSFGYNTEEDVLKEISFEVTPGQMVAFAGPSGGGKTTMFGLLERFYEPTSGEIRIGDIPISKLSMHTWRSQIGYVSQDSPMMAGTIRENLCYGLENIDNITDEMLWDVAKMAYADQFISEFPEGLHTEVGERGVKLSGGQRQRIAIARAFLRNPKILMMDEATASLDSQSEAIVQQALTRLMEGRTTFVIAHRLSTIVHADKIIFIEKGQITGIGTHHELVSSHLLYREFAEQQLT
- a CDS encoding glyoxalase/bleomycin resistance/extradiol dioxygenase family protein — its product is MKCTHIRLIVDNYKECFLFYRDVLGFAVTWGNESSLYGQFEIGDIQLGVFERKQMEEAVGTEFSREVQQMNRAALIFKVDSVEDTYNQLNGKVEFVTQPKEQVGWGLKVAHFRDPDGSLIEIYENL
- a CDS encoding glutathione S-transferase family protein, producing the protein MTKEFSEKGAFIRQSNRFTTPFGNQRGELPVEKGRYRLLWSPACPWAHRSVIVRQLLGLEKVISLGTASPLRPDLPHVDWEFSLDPNGIDPVLGIKYISEVYRNADPHYEGRPTVPVIVDLKSKKAVNNDYFTLTNYLETVWAPFHRADAPDLYPEDLQNNIDQLNEVIFHEVNNGVYKCGFARSQEMYEQAYDQLFTRLDQLEARLSNQRFLFGDFITDTDIRLYATLIRFDVAYYNRFHTNRNLIREFHHLWGYLCDLYQTPGFGDTTDFDAIKQHYHTSITIFHNNGATKILPKGPDLHVYNEKHDRESFSKLQDKFLRRNHDENKGRKS